GCAGCTGGCAGATGTCGACCATCCAGGTCGACTACCACCTGCCGGACCGGTTCGACCTGGAGTACACCGGGCCGGACGGCACCAAGCAGCGCCCCATCAAGATCCACCGGGCGTTGTTCGGGTCGATCGAGCGGTTCTTCGGCGTGCTCACCGAGCACTACGCGGGCGCGTTCCCGGCCTGGCTGTCGCCGGTGCAGGCGGTCGGCATCCCGATCGCCGACGAGCACTCGGAGCACCTGCAGGACGTGGTGAAGGCGTTGCGCGCCAAGGGTATCCGCGCCGAGGTGGACCACGGCGACGACCGGATGCAGAAGAAGATCCGCACCCACACCACGCAGAAGGTGCCGTTCCTGCTGCTGGCGGGCGGCAAGGACGTGGAGGCGGGCGCGGTGTCGTTCCGCTTCCGCGACGGCACCCAGATCAACGGGGTGCCGGTGGCGGACGCGGTGTCCGCGCTGGGCCGTTGGGTGGAGCGCCGGGAGAACGCCTCGCCGACCGCGGAGATCTTCCAGGCGGAACTGGCGGGCGAGGCGGAGACGGCGTGACGGCCGGCGACGGCCCCGTCGACGACGACAGCGGGGTCCGATTCTCGGAGCAGCGCGGCACCGGCGTGCCGGACGCGCTGCAGCGGTTGTGGACCCCGCACCGGATGGCCTACATCCAGGGCGAGAACAAGCCGGAGGGCGAGGCCAGCGAAGGCTGCCCGTTCTGCCGCTTGCTGGAGTCGGGACTGCCGGACGAGGACACGCTGATCGTGGCCCGCGACGAGCTGGTCTTCGCGATCCTCAACCTGTACCCGTACAACCCCGGCCATCTGATGGTGCTGCCGTACCGGCACGTCGCCGACTACACGGAGCTCACCGAGGCGGAGACGACGGCGGTCGCGGTGTTCACGAAGCGCGCGATGCGGGTGATCCGCGAGGTCTCGGCCCCGCACGGCTTCAACATCGGTCTCAACCAGGGCCCGGTGGCGGGTGCGGGCATCGCCGCGCACCTGCACCAGCACGTGGTGCCCCGCTGGGGCGGCGACGCGAACTTCATGCCGGTCATCGGCCACACGAAGGTCCTGCCGCAGCTGCTCGGCGACACCCGCCGCCTGCTCGCGGAGGCTTGGCGGGACTGAGCCCGCACGAGAAAGGCCGAGGACGCACCCCGCGTCCTCGGCCTTCGTCGTGTTCGGGTGAGTCTCACTCGGCCCGGAGGTTCGCCTCGATCTCCAGGGTGATCTTCACCTTCTCGCCCAGCATGGCGCCGCCCTCGGGGCCGACGCCGAAGTCGGTGCGGTTGAGCGTGGTGGACGCGGAGATGCCGAGCAGCGTGCCGCCCTGGCCGTTGTCGGCGAAGCCGCCGATCTCGGCCGCCAGCGACACCGGCTTGGTCACACCGTGCAGGGTGAACTCGCCGTCGATGATGTAGTCGCTGCCGTCCGGGCGGATGCCGGTGGAGCGGAAGCCCGCCTTCGGGAAGTTCTCGACGTCGAGGAAGTCGCTGTTGCGCACGTGCGCGTCGCGGTCCCCGTTGCCGGTGTTGATCGTCGCGGGGTCGATGTTCGCGGTGACCGTGGAGTCCAGCGGGTTCTCGGCGGTGACGATCTCGCCGCCGAAGCCGTCGAAGCGGCCCCGGGAACGCCCGACGCCGAGGTGGCGCAGGGTGAACTCGATGTCGGAGTGCACGCTGTCGATGTCCCAGGTGCCGACGACGTAACCGGGGATCGTGGTAGCGGTGCTCATAGACGTTCTCCTGAAGCAGATGCGGAGGGGTTTCCGCTTCCGGTAACGGTGTTGAACCTTCAACCATTCCGGGTTGTGATCTGATTCACGGAGTTGTGGCGGGTCGCCTGCCGTCCGGCCACCCCGGCGGTTCCGGATACTCTGCGACGGAACAGGCACGACGAACTCGGTGCGCAAGGCGGCTGGCAGAACAGGCGATGCTCAACATCTTCGCGCGGGCTTCGATCTCCCGCTGGACGCACCCGCTCGGCGCCGCGCTGGTCCGCGTCGGTCTCACCCCCAACATGGTGACGATCATCGGCACGGTCGCCAGCGTCGCGTCCGCGCTGTGGTTCTTCCCGCGCGGCGAGCTGTTCGTCGGCACCGTCGTGGTCACCGTGTTCCTGCTGTTCGACGTCCTCGACGGCGCGATGGCGCGGGCGGGCGGCACGTCCTCGGAGTTCGGCGGCGTGCTCGACGCGAGCTGCGACCGCATCGCCGACGGCGCTCTGTTCGGCTCCCTGGTGTGGTGGGCGCTGGTCGTCGCCGACGATCGCGCGCTCGGTGTCGGGCTGCTGATCTGCCTGGTGGGCGCGCAGGTCACCTCGTACGTGAAGGCGCGCGCCGAAGCCAACGGGCTCAGCGCGGACGGCGGCCTCGCCGAACGCGCCGAACGCTTCGTGCTCGTCCTCGTCGGCACCGGGCTGCACGGCCTCGGCCTGCCGTACGTGCTGGACGTCGCGGTGTGGGTGCTGGCGGTGCTGTCCGCGTTCACCGTCGTCCAGCGCCTCCGCGCCGCCGCGGTTCAGGCGGGCACCAGCTCCACGTAGCCGGACCACGTGAAGTGCCGCTCCACCGGCAGCCGATCCAGTTCGAGCAGCTCGTCGGCCGCTTTCCCGTCGGGCTCGCCGCGCTCGTCGAGCGGCAGCAGTGCGGCGAAGTACATCCCGAACCGGCAGTCGTGCGCGCGCAGCTTGGCCAATCCCCACGCCGTCAAGCATTCCTCCCAGACCTGGAGCTCCTCGTCTCCGGGGAGTTCGGCGAGGCAGACCAGCTCTTCGTACGCGCCGACCGAGCCGGGCTGGCGGATCTCGTAGAGCGCGATGCCGCAGCGCATGGGTGTACCTCCTGGTGATCGGGTCGTCGGATCGAGTCAGTACGTTGTGCATTCGCACGATCACTGACAGTGCAGTAAAGATTACTTAGTGAATCTTGCTCGCATAGATCACGACCGGGTGATCTTGTTGACTCGGTCGGCGAGCATGCCCAGCAACGGTGGGGAAGAGAGCATCAATGCGCGACGTCAGCAGCGGTTCCGGAACCGGGGCCGCGCAGCCCGTCAGCCCGACCGTCGGTCGCCGCTGGCTGGCGCAGGAGATCCGACGGCTGCGCGAGAACGCGGGTTTGAAGCAAGGCGACGTGGCGGCCAGGCTGCGCTGCGCGCAAGGAAAGATCGCGCACATGGAGAGCATGCGGAACGCGATCAGCGGTCCCGACCTGGAGATCATGCTCCCGTTCTTCGGTGTGCCGGCGGAACGGATCGGCTGGTACCTGCAATTGGCCGATGTCGCCAAGCAGAAGGGCTGGTGGGACGGAAACCAAGCCATCCCGGACTGGTTCTCGCTCTACGTCGGGCTCGAATGGGGAGCCAGCGAGATCCGCGAATGGGATCTCGGCTTCATCCCGGGCATCCTGCAGACGCGGGCCTACGCGGAGGCCGTGCTCGGTGACGATCTGTCCGTCTCGGAGGAGCGACTGGCGAAGCAAGCCGAAGCGCGACTCCGTCGGCGTGACGCGCTCACCAGGGAAGATCTGCCGTTGTTCATGCACGCGATCATCGATGAGGCCGCTCTCCGGCGCGTGATCGGTGGTGAGCGGGTCATGGTCGAGCAGATCCAGCACCTGCTGGAGTTCTGCGCCAGCCCGCACGTGATCGTGCAGGTCATGACTTTTGATCGCGGGCCGCATCGAGGGCAACTCGGATCGTTCCACCTGCTCGACTTCGCGAATGCCGATGATCGGGGTGTCGTCTATGTCGAGAACCAGGCCGGGGGCACCTGCCTCGAAGAGGTCGCTGAGGTGGAGAGCTTCCGCCAGGTGTTCGAAGAGCTGACAATGAAGGCGCTGTCGATCACGGACTCTGAAGTGTTCCT
This window of the Saccharopolyspora gloriosae genome carries:
- a CDS encoding HIT family protein gives rise to the protein MAYIQGENKPEGEASEGCPFCRLLESGLPDEDTLIVARDELVFAILNLYPYNPGHLMVLPYRHVADYTELTEAETTAVAVFTKRAMRVIREVSAPHGFNIGLNQGPVAGAGIAAHLHQHVVPRWGGDANFMPVIGHTKVLPQLLGDTRRLLAEAWRD
- the pgsA gene encoding phosphatidylinositol phosphate synthase, coding for MLNIFARASISRWTHPLGAALVRVGLTPNMVTIIGTVASVASALWFFPRGELFVGTVVVTVFLLFDVLDGAMARAGGTSSEFGGVLDASCDRIADGALFGSLVWWALVVADDRALGVGLLICLVGAQVTSYVKARAEANGLSADGGLAERAERFVLVLVGTGLHGLGLPYVLDVAVWVLAVLSAFTVVQRLRAAAVQAGTSST
- a CDS encoding YceI family protein codes for the protein MSTATTIPGYVVGTWDIDSVHSDIEFTLRHLGVGRSRGRFDGFGGEIVTAENPLDSTVTANIDPATINTGNGDRDAHVRNSDFLDVENFPKAGFRSTGIRPDGSDYIIDGEFTLHGVTKPVSLAAEIGGFADNGQGGTLLGISASTTLNRTDFGVGPEGGAMLGEKVKITLEIEANLRAE
- a CDS encoding helix-turn-helix domain-containing protein, which encodes MRDVSSGSGTGAAQPVSPTVGRRWLAQEIRRLRENAGLKQGDVAARLRCAQGKIAHMESMRNAISGPDLEIMLPFFGVPAERIGWYLQLADVAKQKGWWDGNQAIPDWFSLYVGLEWGASEIREWDLGFIPGILQTRAYAEAVLGDDLSVSEERLAKQAEARLRRRDALTREDLPLFMHAIIDEAALRRVIGGERVMVEQIQHLLEFCASPHVIVQVMTFDRGPHRGQLGSFHLLDFANADDRGVVYVENQAGGTCLEEVAEVESFRQVFEELTMKALSITDSEVFLRELAKDLA